From Aliarcobacter butzleri, the proteins below share one genomic window:
- a CDS encoding tail protein X, with the protein MNLTITQENKRLDEIVYNYYGSLEHFQKVLELNNITKVFLDLGDVIELPDIEELEEKKDEFSEVGGLW; encoded by the coding sequence ATGAATCTAACTATCACTCAAGAAAATAAAAGACTAGATGAAATAGTTTATAACTACTATGGCTCACTAGAACATTTTCAAAAAGTTTTAGAATTAAACAATATTACTAAAGTATTTTTAGATTTAGGCGATGTTATAGAACTTCCAGATATTGAAGAACTAGAAGAAAAAAAAGATGAATTTAGTGAAGTAGGAGGGCTTTGGTAA
- a CDS encoding phage tail protein: MILGMLGDFDFKMNKSEFSQLSKQIDFGWTSSDRIANYSYHQAATKPKTSFTLSGTLIMKSIYTFDKLEKIGEIQEPVLLSLTNTQPVLVVIKSLKKDMSRFIKTGEYIEQGFNLELERWYK, translated from the coding sequence ATGATTTTAGGTATGTTAGGTGATTTTGATTTTAAGATGAATAAATCAGAGTTTAGTCAACTTTCTAAACAAATAGATTTTGGGTGGACTAGCTCAGATAGAATAGCAAATTATTCATATCATCAAGCAGCAACTAAACCAAAAACTAGTTTTACATTATCTGGAACTCTGATTATGAAATCTATTTATACTTTTGATAAGTTAGAAAAGATTGGAGAGATTCAAGAGCCAGTTCTTTTAAGTCTTACTAATACACAACCTGTCTTGGTTGTTATAAAAAGTCTTAAAAAAGATATGAGTAGGTTCATAAAAACTGGTGAATATATAGAGCAAGGCTTTAATTTAGAACTTGAAAGGTGGTACAAATGA
- a CDS encoding tail fiber assembly protein has protein sequence MNKIYKYDIETKEFREELEINENYGSNLPFTTSIKPKSTKAGFTQCFNETSSKWEYVEDNREKTAYSKTTKEELKVDYLGKIKDEHTLLEPKQFDKWDEASKSWIEDEILKNEYLTLQKKAKKVEQLNTLVVTTSQGNIFDGNETARLNMVSAIQSAELLGQISNNWKLADNTVKEISLNELKEALALSIQKVGEIVTNAG, from the coding sequence ATGAATAAAATTTATAAATATGATATTGAAACAAAAGAGTTTAGAGAAGAACTAGAGATAAATGAAAACTATGGTTCAAATTTACCTTTTACAACTTCTATAAAACCAAAATCTACAAAAGCTGGTTTTACGCAATGCTTTAATGAAACATCTTCAAAGTGGGAATATGTAGAAGATAATAGAGAAAAAACTGCTTATTCTAAAACTACAAAAGAAGAGTTAAAAGTTGATTATTTAGGAAAAATAAAAGATGAACATACTCTTTTAGAGCCTAAGCAATTTGATAAATGGGATGAAGCCTCTAAAAGTTGGATAGAAGATGAAATTCTTAAAAATGAATATTTAACTCTGCAAAAAAAAGCCAAAAAAGTGGAGCAGTTAAATACTTTAGTAGTTACAACTTCTCAAGGAAATATTTTTGATGGAAATGAAACAGCAAGATTGAATATGGTTAGTGCAATCCAATCAGCAGAACTTTTAGGACAGATTTCTAACAATTGGAAATTAGCCGATAATACAGTTAAAGAGATATCTTTAAATGAACTAAAAGAAGCTTTAGCTTTATCAATACAAAAAGTAGGAGAGATAGTAACAAATGCAGGATAA
- a CDS encoding phage tail sheath protein, producing MSTSRGIVAKYKANNPYIIKVSSTLPLAMVLTAECEEGIYCFDSPEDALESEFFKDVETGNLKKYLELGVNEFPVIVPIIVSVVNIKLDEDNNEDKDLMKSSIIDAVNALRKASSTINKASKKGEPVTYKPDIIVVPDYHVGDLDVCNSINVVCEYLSARTFFDCDAELNSEALAFRANFTSDRITLAKCGLGKWNTTSNQTDFYCASAVLAFLRVYIDGQSTVGYAKSISNRILPFSSVKYPVEFMEGKKDETDALTEKQIMSFIHKDGIRSWEYATCVDTIWKDARRVRIYDLAAKATITNLFDVTDKDTDELLAAKRALENFMADLVGQGVMVDGFKVYLNMKLTTQTAIDEGRFYLEVDCDDMPSPRLIEVTYNKVSQSAEKIYKLFEEA from the coding sequence ATGAGTACAAGTCGTGGAATAGTAGCAAAATATAAAGCTAATAATCCCTACATAATCAAAGTTAGTTCAACCTTGCCTTTGGCAATGGTACTAACAGCTGAATGTGAAGAGGGAATATATTGTTTTGATAGTCCTGAAGATGCACTAGAAAGTGAGTTTTTCAAAGATGTTGAAACTGGAAATTTAAAAAAATATTTAGAGCTTGGAGTAAATGAATTTCCTGTAATAGTGCCTATTATAGTATCTGTTGTTAATATTAAACTTGATGAAGATAATAATGAAGATAAAGATTTGATGAAAAGTTCTATTATAGATGCAGTTAATGCTTTGCGAAAAGCTTCAAGCACTATAAACAAAGCAAGTAAAAAAGGTGAACCAGTTACATATAAGCCAGATATTATTGTAGTTCCTGATTATCATGTAGGTGATTTAGATGTTTGTAACTCTATAAATGTTGTTTGTGAGTATCTTAGTGCTAGAACTTTTTTTGATTGTGATGCAGAACTAAACTCAGAAGCTTTAGCTTTTAGAGCAAACTTTACTTCAGATAGGATTACTTTAGCTAAGTGTGGTTTAGGGAAATGGAACACAACTTCAAATCAAACAGATTTTTATTGTGCAAGTGCTGTTTTAGCATTTTTAAGAGTTTATATAGATGGACAAAGCACAGTTGGTTATGCAAAATCTATCTCAAATAGAATTTTGCCTTTTTCAAGTGTTAAATACCCAGTTGAATTTATGGAAGGTAAAAAAGATGAAACAGATGCTTTGACAGAAAAGCAAATTATGAGCTTTATCCATAAAGATGGTATTCGTTCTTGGGAGTATGCAACTTGTGTTGATACTATTTGGAAAGATGCAAGAAGAGTAAGAATCTATGATTTAGCAGCAAAAGCGACAATCACTAATTTGTTTGATGTAACAGATAAAGATACAGATGAATTGTTAGCTGCAAAAAGAGCCTTAGAAAACTTTATGGCTGATTTAGTAGGACAAGGTGTAATGGTAGATGGCTTCAAAGTTTATCTAAATATGAAGCTTACAACACAAACAGCAATAGATGAAGGAAGATTTTATTTAGAAGTTGATTGTGATGATATGCCAAGTCCTAGATTGATTGAAGTTACATATAACAAAGTATCTCAAAGTGCAGAGAAAATTTATAAACTATTTGAGGAGGCATAA
- a CDS encoding phage major tail tube protein, whose translation MSRSVIVEVNCFIEGYGNLGRTVSFKAPELNQKTISGTTGVGDRNYATGQFESLDSEFSCAALPEAVYNALSKLDEAELIFKKAIRTGTKVENYTWICTGAISVSHGDSKPGEMLDVKVSQKGCKKYVHEVNNQTKVRIDHDNLICEVNGKDLMADVRRILRG comes from the coding sequence ATGAGTAGAAGTGTAATAGTAGAAGTAAATTGTTTTATAGAAGGGTATGGGAATCTTGGAAGAACTGTATCTTTCAAGGCTCCAGAGTTAAATCAAAAAACAATTTCAGGAACAACTGGAGTTGGAGATAGAAACTATGCAACAGGGCAGTTTGAGTCACTAGATAGTGAGTTTTCTTGTGCAGCTTTGCCTGAAGCTGTTTACAATGCCTTGTCAAAACTTGATGAAGCTGAACTTATATTTAAAAAAGCGATTAGAACTGGAACAAAAGTAGAAAATTACACTTGGATTTGTACAGGTGCTATTAGTGTGAGTCATGGAGATAGTAAACCAGGAGAGATGTTAGATGTAAAAGTATCTCAAAAAGGGTGTAAAAAATATGTACATGAAGTAAACAATCAAACAAAAGTAAGAATTGACCATGATAACCTTATTTGTGAGGTTAATGGTAAAGATTTAATGGCTGATGTTAGAAGAATTTTAAGAGGATAA
- a CDS encoding phage tail tape measure protein, which produces MKIGLGIEIGASFKGIGAFKDTTKSIDELNPKLSTLGKIKLGITDYFKRASEQIKLTTNDLEKFNSIQSKMESTNLKLDSLKNYRNDFKSSIMDKVALGTTVAVPMKLAIDFESSMADVNKVVNFDSSDEAKAFEQSILKMTRSIPINATGLAEIVAAGGQLGITKDQLLDFTEITAKMSTAFDMNTKEAGESSATLMNIFGLSLDGISSLGDALNHLSDNSASKANDLVNVLARVGGTSKVFGISAEQTASLASAFLAMGKPAEVAGTAINAILQKLGTADKQGKKFQDALDQIGLSSEELKENISNNAQGAIVDFLTRIKDVADDEKLGLLSDMFGQEYADDVALLTVGLHNYTDAIGHLADKTKYAGSMTREFEIRSKTTANNMTLFKSGIAEIGINIGSVLLPALNSILNPLRSVTNSLADATTKYPVLTKVVFGATFGVIGLGIAFSTLGFMGSFALSGLLIARKGLLLLTAALNFAKIGVRAFIGSTGIGLLLVGAGLVYEYWEPISTVMSALWDNPMKALNDFWASLKEKFAWAKPMLMELGNIFGMVSDDELKGFKKDEAQKELTEAQKSSLPTIPKVNETTGAKTINNTPTYNITVNNPSDGFDIEKEMKKVEQKKKNKQYEDID; this is translated from the coding sequence ATGAAAATAGGTTTAGGTATAGAAATAGGAGCTTCTTTTAAAGGCATTGGTGCTTTTAAAGATACTACTAAATCTATTGATGAACTAAATCCTAAATTATCAACTTTAGGAAAAATAAAACTAGGAATAACTGACTATTTCAAAAGAGCTTCAGAGCAAATAAAACTCACAACAAATGATTTAGAAAAGTTCAATTCTATTCAGTCTAAGATGGAAAGTACTAACTTAAAATTAGACTCTTTAAAAAATTATAGAAATGATTTTAAAAGTTCTATTATGGATAAAGTTGCTCTTGGTACAACAGTTGCAGTCCCTATGAAACTAGCAATAGATTTTGAAAGCTCAATGGCTGATGTAAACAAAGTAGTTAATTTTGATTCATCTGATGAAGCAAAAGCTTTTGAACAATCTATTTTAAAGATGACTAGATCTATTCCTATAAATGCAACTGGCTTAGCTGAGATAGTTGCAGCTGGTGGACAGTTAGGTATCACAAAAGATCAGTTGCTTGACTTTACTGAAATTACTGCAAAAATGAGTACAGCTTTTGATATGAATACAAAAGAAGCTGGTGAGTCTAGCGCGACACTTATGAATATCTTTGGTTTGAGTTTAGATGGTATTTCAAGTTTAGGAGATGCCTTAAATCATTTATCAGATAATAGTGCTTCAAAAGCTAATGATTTAGTAAATGTTTTAGCAAGAGTAGGTGGAACTTCTAAAGTATTTGGAATAAGTGCAGAACAAACAGCAAGTTTAGCAAGTGCATTTTTGGCTATGGGAAAACCTGCTGAAGTTGCAGGAACTGCTATAAATGCTATTTTACAAAAACTTGGAACTGCAGATAAACAAGGTAAAAAGTTTCAAGATGCACTAGATCAAATAGGTCTTAGTAGTGAAGAGTTAAAAGAGAATATTTCAAATAATGCACAAGGTGCAATAGTTGATTTCCTAACAAGAATAAAAGATGTAGCTGATGATGAAAAGCTAGGACTTTTAAGTGATATGTTCGGACAAGAGTATGCTGATGATGTAGCACTTTTAACAGTAGGATTACATAACTATACAGATGCAATAGGACACTTAGCTGATAAGACTAAGTATGCAGGAAGTATGACAAGAGAGTTTGAGATTAGAAGTAAAACAACAGCTAATAATATGACGCTTTTTAAAAGTGGTATTGCTGAGATTGGTATAAACATTGGAAGTGTTTTATTACCAGCTTTAAACTCTATTCTTAACCCACTAAGAAGTGTGACTAATAGTTTAGCAGATGCCACTACTAAATATCCAGTTCTTACTAAAGTTGTATTTGGTGCAACATTTGGAGTTATAGGTTTGGGTATTGCATTTTCTACTTTAGGTTTTATGGGAAGTTTTGCATTAAGTGGATTGTTGATTGCTAGAAAAGGTTTATTACTATTAACAGCTGCTTTAAATTTTGCGAAAATAGGAGTTCGTGCTTTTATTGGTTCGACTGGAATAGGGCTTTTACTTGTAGGTGCTGGACTTGTATATGAGTATTGGGAACCAATTAGTACAGTTATGAGTGCTCTTTGGGACAATCCAATGAAAGCATTAAATGATTTTTGGGCTAGTTTAAAAGAAAAGTTTGCTTGGGCTAAACCTATGTTAATGGAACTAGGCAATATCTTTGGAATGGTAAGTGATGATGAACTTAAGGGTTTTAAAAAAGATGAGGCACAAAAAGAGTTAACAGAGGCTCAAAAAAGTTCTTTACCAACTATCCCAAAAGTAAATGAAACAACAGGTGCAAAAACTATAAACAACACGCCAACTTATAATATAACAGTTAATAATCCATCAGATGGATTTGATATAGAAAAAGAGATGAAAAAAGTAGAACAAAAGAAGAAAAATAAACAGTATGAGGATATAGACTGA
- a CDS encoding phage tail assembly protein has translation MNSKNKKTVAYLGDQKLELSTPLKIGGKDITEIVIKEPKVKDLKAVSHIKDDLEQTITLIANKSGFTIDEVEDFPTHIYMKLQELVKPFLS, from the coding sequence ATGAATAGTAAAAACAAAAAAACAGTTGCCTATCTTGGTGATCAAAAATTAGAGTTATCTACACCTTTAAAGATTGGAGGGAAAGATATAACAGAAATTGTAATAAAAGAACCAAAAGTAAAAGATTTAAAAGCCGTTAGTCACATAAAAGATGATTTAGAACAAACAATTACATTAATAGCAAATAAGAGTGGTTTTACTATTGATGAAGTAGAAGATTTTCCAACACATATTTATATGAAGTTGCAGGAGTTAGTTAAGCCTTTTTTGTCTTAG